From Orenia marismortui DSM 5156, one genomic window encodes:
- a CDS encoding nucleoside recognition domain-containing protein has translation MVETIKRGVKKSWNTYLSLIKIIIPVYILVTFLKHTGIISYIANFFSPLMKLVGLPGEAVVALLTGYLLNIYGGIAVIASLDLGAREITILGTMLGLAHSLIIEAAIIKKIKVKLFPLVSLRVGLSLLAGIILNIIL, from the coding sequence GTGGTAGAGACTATCAAAAGAGGAGTAAAGAAATCTTGGAATACTTATTTGTCATTGATTAAGATTATTATTCCTGTTTATATTTTGGTTACTTTTTTAAAACATACAGGAATTATTAGCTATATAGCAAATTTCTTTAGTCCATTGATGAAATTAGTAGGTTTACCTGGTGAAGCTGTAGTAGCTTTATTAACTGGCTATCTACTGAATATTTATGGTGGTATTGCAGTAATTGCTAGTTTAGACTTAGGTGCACGAGAGATAACTATTTTAGGTACTATGTTAGGATTAGCACATAGTTTGATTATTGAAGCAGCTATTATTAAAAAGATTAAAGTTAAATTGTTTCCCCTAGTAAGCTTAAGAGTGGGGTTATCATTATTAGCTGGAATAATCTTAAATATTATTTTATAA
- a CDS encoding nucleoside recognition domain-containing protein, whose protein sequence is MDWSAFFSEALWGSLDMLKTVAMILFPLLIGVEIVDKLGFLDKFSSLFNPVLKYFKLSKYASLPLIVAQVFGITYGAGVIIRSVEEDKLSADELMTLAVFLVICHAVVEDTLLFVAIGGNGLVMLGSRVALAIVITYFYTKYFVKNSEIDVEGLSEVDCC, encoded by the coding sequence ATGGATTGGTCAGCATTCTTCTCTGAAGCTTTATGGGGAAGTCTGGATATGTTAAAGACGGTAGCAATGATTTTGTTTCCATTATTAATTGGAGTAGAGATAGTTGATAAACTAGGTTTTTTAGATAAGTTTTCTAGTCTATTTAATCCAGTTCTAAAATACTTTAAGTTATCCAAATATGCTAGTTTGCCACTAATTGTAGCCCAAGTTTTTGGTATTACATATGGTGCTGGTGTCATTATTAGAAGTGTAGAAGAAGATAAATTATCTGCTGATGAGTTGATGACTTTAGCAGTATTTTTGGTCATCTGTCATGCAGTAGTGGAAGATACCTTATTATTTGTTGCTATTGGTGGTAATGGATTAGTTATGTTAGGTAGTAGAGTAGCTTTAGCAATAGTAATAACTTATTTTTATACTAAGTATTTTGTAAAAAATTCTGAAATAGATGTTGAAGGGTTATCAGAAGTAGATTGTTGTTGA
- a CDS encoding DMT family transporter, giving the protein MEQLLSRRLKADLALLFVVVIWGSTFAIMKGVFEVITPFYFLTLRFTFATLVLSFVFLNRTKKLNLDTLKKGVWTGIFLFGGYALQVTALKLTEASKVGFITGLAVVLVPILSALVFKKIPELMTVFGVGLATIGLVLMTFNGEILFKLGDLLVLISTISLAIHILLVDKYVKDQDPILFAIIQIGTVALLSSIVSAFEGSYVLVSDMSIWISVIFMGVFATALAFIIQNKAQQFTTPTRTAIIFIMEPVFGALFAYLYLGEVISVRGYWGGLLIVLGMLFSELNFANLKRSLANKINKKEINELN; this is encoded by the coding sequence ATGGAGCAGTTATTATCCAGAAGATTAAAGGCAGATTTAGCTTTATTATTTGTAGTAGTTATTTGGGGGAGCACTTTCGCAATAATGAAAGGGGTATTTGAGGTTATTACACCTTTTTACTTTTTAACCTTAAGATTTACTTTTGCAACCTTGGTATTATCTTTTGTTTTTCTTAATAGAACTAAAAAATTAAATTTAGATACATTAAAAAAAGGAGTTTGGACCGGTATTTTTCTCTTTGGGGGATATGCCTTACAGGTGACAGCTTTAAAATTGACCGAAGCCTCTAAGGTTGGATTTATCACTGGCTTAGCAGTAGTGTTAGTACCTATTTTATCAGCTTTAGTCTTTAAGAAGATACCAGAGCTAATGACAGTATTTGGAGTAGGTTTAGCCACTATAGGGCTTGTTTTAATGACTTTTAATGGGGAGATATTATTTAAGCTAGGTGACCTTTTAGTTTTAATATCTACTATTTCTTTGGCTATACATATCTTATTAGTTGATAAATATGTAAAGGATCAAGATCCTATTTTATTTGCTATTATTCAGATAGGTACTGTAGCTCTTTTAAGTTCTATTGTTTCAGCTTTTGAAGGAAGTTATGTATTAGTATCAGATATGAGTATTTGGATTAGTGTGATCTTTATGGGTGTTTTTGCAACTGCATTAGCTTTTATAATTCAAAATAAAGCTCAACAATTTACAACTCCAACTAGGACAGCTATTATTTTTATTATGGAGCCAGTTTTTGGAGCATTATTTGCTTATCTTTATTTAGGAGAGGTAATAAGTGTTAGAGGATATTGGGGAGGATTACTTATAGTATTAGGTATGTTATTTTCTGAGCTCAATTTTGCTAATCTTAAAAGAAGTTTAGCAAATAAGATAAATAAAAAAGAGATAAATGAGTTGAATTAA
- a CDS encoding BamA/TamA family outer membrane protein, with protein sequence MLKKIILLMILIILTTTNILAAEPETKIIRVPIIARSPETGVILGGMAIYLKEEEEKNLKVDLAAMYTQENQANLFLKSYKGYDDKKLELGISYQDWISKFYGIGNNTDIDNEEKYDSKGFKVEGSISKEIINDGFLGFITSYEDYRLSLNKEIAGIEESKGIDLLSLGLKYSYDTRDRRMNTRSGQYFNYEAKTYYHGMDDYKFFKHDIDYRFFKSISNEYTIGFQTKLEINRGEIPFQSLSSLGNSNIMRGVINGRYIDKNKFAAQIEYRYPIHKKFSGVVFASIGEVYEKDFKTDQLKESYGLGFRYNLDKESGINMRLDLAFGQEESQFYVNIGESF encoded by the coding sequence ATGCTCAAAAAAATTATTTTATTAATGATTTTAATTATTTTAACTACAACTAATATTTTAGCAGCAGAGCCAGAAACTAAGATTATTCGAGTTCCTATAATAGCTAGAAGTCCAGAGACAGGGGTTATTTTAGGAGGAATGGCTATCTATTTGAAGGAGGAAGAAGAGAAAAATTTAAAGGTAGATTTAGCGGCAATGTATACTCAAGAGAATCAAGCTAATCTATTTTTAAAGAGTTATAAAGGCTATGATGACAAAAAGTTAGAATTAGGCATTAGCTACCAAGATTGGATATCGAAATTTTATGGAATAGGAAATAATACAGATATTGATAATGAAGAAAAATATGATTCTAAAGGTTTTAAAGTAGAAGGGAGTATTAGCAAAGAAATAATTAACGATGGTTTTTTAGGCTTTATTACAAGTTATGAAGATTATAGGTTGAGCTTGAATAAAGAGATAGCAGGTATTGAAGAAAGTAAAGGCATTGATTTATTAAGCTTAGGGCTTAAGTATTCTTATGATACTAGAGATAGAAGAATGAATACAAGAAGTGGGCAATATTTTAACTATGAAGCAAAAACCTATTATCATGGCATGGATGATTATAAATTTTTCAAACATGATATAGACTATAGATTTTTTAAATCTATATCTAATGAATATACAATAGGTTTTCAAACTAAATTAGAGATTAATAGAGGAGAGATACCCTTTCAAAGTTTATCTTCTTTAGGTAATAGTAATATTATGAGAGGAGTTATAAATGGAAGGTACATAGATAAAAATAAGTTTGCTGCCCAGATTGAATACAGATATCCAATTCATAAAAAGTTTAGTGGAGTTGTTTTTGCTTCAATAGGAGAAGTATATGAAAAAGATTTTAAGACAGATCAATTAAAGGAGAGTTATGGTTTAGGATTTAGGTATAATCTAGACAAAGAATCAGGAATTAATATGAGACTTGATTTGGCTTTTGGCCAAGAGGAAAGCCAGTTTTATGTTAATATTGGAGAGTCTTTTTAA
- the ltaE gene encoding low-specificity L-threonine aldolase: MNFIDLRSDTVTQPTENMRTAMVTSKVGDDVYKEDPTINKLERIAAELVGKEAALFVPSGTMGNLLAVMTHTQPGNEIILGANAHIFQYEVGGLAKIAGVQARTLDDSKGIFSAKDLKKSIREEDIHYPKTGLICLENTHNKAGGVAVPKTKIDEITQIAKAENIPVHLDGARIFNAATELDIAIEELLAEVDTVMFCLSKGLSAPVGSILAGKSDFIERARKNRKMLGGGMRQAGFLAAAGLVAIEEMIERLKNDHQLAKKLARGINSKVVSLESVNSNFVILKVNEELYDTKELIEELAQQGIKISYFGPGLLRAVIHNDISNEDIDTVIDSFSKL, translated from the coding sequence ATGAATTTTATTGATTTAAGAAGTGATACTGTAACTCAGCCAACAGAGAATATGAGAACGGCTATGGTGACTAGTAAAGTAGGTGATGATGTTTATAAAGAAGATCCTACTATAAATAAATTAGAAAGAATAGCTGCTGAATTAGTTGGAAAAGAAGCAGCTTTATTTGTACCAAGTGGAACTATGGGGAATTTACTAGCAGTAATGACCCATACTCAACCGGGAAATGAAATTATCTTAGGGGCTAATGCTCATATCTTTCAATATGAAGTAGGAGGATTAGCTAAGATAGCTGGGGTACAGGCTAGAACTTTAGATGATAGTAAAGGAATTTTTTCTGCTAAAGATTTAAAGAAGTCTATTAGAGAAGAAGATATTCATTATCCTAAAACAGGATTAATCTGCTTAGAGAATACTCATAATAAGGCAGGTGGAGTAGCAGTTCCAAAAACAAAGATAGATGAAATTACTCAAATAGCTAAAGCTGAGAATATTCCAGTTCATTTAGATGGAGCAAGAATATTTAATGCAGCTACAGAATTAGATATAGCTATTGAAGAATTGCTTGCAGAGGTCGATACAGTTATGTTCTGTTTATCCAAAGGGTTATCAGCACCAGTTGGTTCTATCTTAGCAGGAAAATCAGATTTTATTGAAAGGGCTAGGAAGAATCGAAAGATGTTAGGTGGTGGAATGAGGCAAGCAGGATTTTTAGCAGCAGCAGGTTTAGTAGCTATTGAAGAGATGATAGAGAGATTAAAAAATGACCATCAATTAGCTAAAAAATTGGCTAGAGGTATAAATTCTAAAGTTGTTAGTCTTGAGTCTGTTAATAGTAATTTTGTAATCTTGAAGGTTAATGAAGAGTTATATGATACTAAAGAGTTAATAGAAGAGTTGGCTCAGCAGGGGATTAAGATTAGTTATTTTGGTCCAGGATTACTTAGAGCAGTTATCCATAATGATATTAGTAACGAGGATATTGATACTGTTATTGATTCCTTTTCTAAATTATAA
- a CDS encoding shikimate dehydrogenase, translating to MEKLILEGNLAEMKVTGLFGYPVEHSLSPAMHNNAFKELNLNYLYLPFAVKKENLEEAVNGMRGMNLRGVNVTIPHKQEVIPYLDELSEEAKLIGAVNTIENRDGKLIGYNTDGRGFIRSLREEGNFDPKSKKALLIGAGGAARAVAFQLALEGISELYISDLNFELAQNLAKDISNKLNIAKVEIIDAIDLNQTVSKVDLLIDATPVGMYPKVDVKPVVSTGSLHKDLLVYDLVYNPLDTVLLKAAKRSGAKAVSGLGMLLYQGAIAFEIWTGKDAPIAVMREALEKGLKY from the coding sequence ATGGAGAAGCTTATATTAGAAGGGAATTTAGCAGAGATGAAAGTAACAGGGTTGTTTGGTTATCCTGTTGAGCACTCTTTATCACCTGCTATGCACAATAATGCCTTTAAAGAATTAAATTTAAACTATCTATATTTACCTTTTGCTGTAAAAAAAGAGAATCTAGAAGAAGCGGTAAATGGAATGAGGGGAATGAATCTTAGAGGAGTTAATGTAACGATTCCTCATAAGCAAGAAGTTATTCCTTATTTAGATGAATTATCAGAAGAGGCAAAGTTGATAGGAGCAGTAAATACAATTGAGAATAGAGATGGGAAGTTAATTGGATATAATACCGATGGACGGGGTTTTATCAGGTCATTACGAGAAGAGGGTAACTTTGACCCTAAGTCCAAAAAGGCTTTATTAATTGGAGCTGGTGGAGCAGCAAGAGCTGTTGCTTTTCAATTGGCTTTAGAAGGGATTAGTGAATTGTATATCTCTGATTTAAATTTCGAGCTTGCTCAGAATTTAGCAAAGGATATTTCTAATAAATTAAATATTGCTAAGGTAGAAATTATTGATGCTATAGATTTAAATCAAACTGTTAGCAAAGTAGATTTATTAATAGATGCAACACCGGTAGGGATGTATCCAAAGGTTGATGTAAAGCCAGTAGTAAGTACTGGTTCATTGCATAAAGATCTTCTTGTTTATGATTTAGTATACAACCCACTAGATACAGTCTTATTAAAGGCTGCTAAAAGATCAGGAGCTAAAGCTGTTAGTGGATTAGGGATGTTACTTTATCAAGGAGCAATAGCTTTTGAGATTTGGACTGGAAAAGATGCCCCTATAGCAGTAATGAGAGAGGCGTTAGAGAAAGGATTAAAATATTAG
- a CDS encoding ParM/StbA family protein: protein MKVFDVVGFDNGYDCVKIVVGPGEEDKVLFPSVTHQPDPVSNFSIFSISKISNNVTFNKEKMIIEYQGKEYYVGDYAVSQDARGGTKNFSDEKFQEPSEIVKFLAGISLFTDDDKVKINNLVLGLNVEKYNQYRDKMIKVFKDKSFEYKLSKSDKITQIEIKNVICVPQGIGAYYDQALTLEGSPSNDELANSRFGLIDIGGKTVDAFISEGMEPIVGTDIGIQYGMSNSFKNVAENLGDDIPYNLIAQNYLKGEENIFWKGKEYNVIENCKKGFNQFAQKVYDEITKTWDQQLYRTRSVLLCGGGARIVGDKLSEMLPVEVNVLNNPQFSNANGYYKLGVYNSRKSRAAKSLKSKQVKDKRDKKNHA, encoded by the coding sequence ATGAAGGTTTTTGATGTAGTAGGTTTTGACAATGGCTATGATTGTGTAAAGATTGTTGTTGGTCCTGGTGAGGAGGATAAAGTATTATTTCCTTCAGTAACCCATCAACCGGATCCAGTATCCAATTTCTCTATTTTTAGTATTAGCAAAATTTCTAATAATGTAACATTTAATAAAGAAAAGATGATTATTGAATACCAAGGAAAGGAATATTATGTAGGAGATTATGCAGTAAGCCAAGATGCACGAGGTGGTACCAAAAATTTCTCTGATGAAAAATTTCAAGAACCATCTGAAATTGTTAAATTTTTAGCTGGAATCTCTCTATTTACTGACGATGATAAGGTTAAAATAAACAATCTGGTTTTAGGACTAAATGTAGAGAAATATAACCAATATAGAGATAAGATGATAAAAGTTTTTAAAGATAAAAGCTTTGAATATAAATTATCTAAAAGTGATAAAATTACCCAAATAGAAATTAAGAATGTTATTTGTGTACCTCAAGGAATTGGAGCTTATTATGATCAAGCATTAACATTGGAAGGAAGCCCTTCTAATGATGAATTGGCAAATTCTAGATTTGGTTTAATTGATATTGGTGGTAAAACAGTAGATGCATTTATTTCTGAAGGGATGGAGCCAATAGTTGGTACAGATATAGGAATTCAATATGGAATGTCTAATTCTTTTAAAAATGTAGCAGAAAATTTAGGAGATGACATACCATATAATTTAATTGCTCAAAATTATCTTAAAGGAGAAGAAAATATCTTTTGGAAAGGTAAGGAATATAATGTAATTGAGAATTGTAAAAAAGGGTTTAATCAATTTGCTCAGAAGGTTTATGATGAAATCACTAAAACCTGGGATCAACAACTATATAGAACAAGATCTGTCTTGTTATGTGGTGGTGGTGCTAGAATAGTTGGAGATAAATTAAGTGAGATGTTGCCTGTTGAGGTTAATGTACTTAACAATCCTCAGTTTAGTAATGCAAATGGATATTATAAATTGGGTGTATATAATTCACGTAAGAGTAGAGCTGCTAAATCATTAAAATCTAAGCAAGTAAAAGATAAAAGAGATAAGAAAAATCATGCTTAA
- a CDS encoding ABC transporter ATP-binding protein, which yields MLKKFISYYKKHFKLFILDISSAFIMSGIDLIFPFFIKEMIDKHFPRQNFSMVFNIILILLGLYILRFVLQHIVHHWGHVVGIRMETDMRRDLFSHLQTLDFKFYDDNKVGYLMSRITNDLLNISELAHHGPEDLFISTVMILGSFIILININLKLALLTFIMIPIMILFSFKLGKRMHQHFKTNKERLGILNSEIEDSLSGIRVVKSFTNEEVVKKKFNRVNNNYCNSRETTMKTMADFYASMNFFSNMIVLITLAAGAYFIKKGELTTGQLVAFIFYVKMFMEPIKRLVSFNEQFQKGMAGFQRFTELMAIKTEIKVNEDAKKLENIKGNIKYSNVSFGYNHHNKVLTGINISINAGETVAFVGPSGAGKSTLCKLLPRFYDIDKGEILIDNLNIQNLSLDSLRKNIGIVQQDVFLFNGTIKENILYGSLDATQEEIIEAAKEANAHEFIINLENGYDTNIGARGVKLSGGQKQRISIARSFLKNPPILILDEATSSLDNESERIIQKSLARLSKDRTTLVIAHRLSTVRNADKIIVLTDKGIVEIGKHEELLDKTDGVYRKLYTKQFSLV from the coding sequence ATGTTAAAAAAGTTTATAAGTTATTATAAGAAACATTTCAAATTATTTATTTTGGATATAAGTAGTGCCTTCATTATGTCAGGAATTGACTTAATCTTTCCTTTCTTTATTAAAGAAATGATTGATAAACACTTTCCTAGACAGAATTTTTCAATGGTCTTTAATATTATCTTAATCTTATTAGGACTCTATATTTTAAGATTTGTACTACAACATATTGTCCATCATTGGGGACATGTTGTCGGTATTAGAATGGAAACAGATATGAGAAGAGATTTATTCTCTCATTTACAAACTTTAGATTTCAAATTCTATGATGATAATAAAGTTGGGTATTTGATGTCTCGAATTACTAATGACCTGCTTAATATATCGGAATTGGCTCACCATGGTCCTGAAGACTTATTTATATCTACTGTTATGATCTTAGGATCTTTTATTATCTTAATAAATATCAATTTAAAATTAGCATTATTAACCTTTATTATGATTCCGATTATGATTCTATTCTCTTTCAAATTAGGAAAAAGAATGCATCAACACTTTAAAACTAATAAAGAAAGGTTAGGAATCTTAAACTCAGAGATCGAAGATAGCTTAAGTGGGATCAGAGTAGTTAAATCTTTTACTAATGAAGAAGTAGTTAAGAAGAAATTTAACAGAGTTAATAATAATTACTGTAACTCAAGAGAAACTACTATGAAAACAATGGCTGATTTTTATGCTAGCATGAATTTCTTTAGTAATATGATCGTCTTAATAACCTTAGCTGCTGGTGCCTATTTCATCAAAAAAGGTGAGCTAACAACAGGGCAATTAGTTGCTTTTATCTTTTATGTTAAGATGTTTATGGAGCCTATCAAAAGGCTAGTAAGCTTTAATGAACAATTCCAAAAAGGAATGGCAGGATTTCAAAGATTTACTGAATTAATGGCTATCAAAACAGAGATTAAAGTGAATGAAGATGCTAAAAAATTAGAAAATATTAAAGGGAATATAAAATATTCTAATGTCTCCTTTGGATATAATCATCATAACAAGGTGTTAACAGGTATTAATATTAGTATTAATGCAGGAGAGACCGTTGCCTTTGTTGGTCCTTCGGGGGCAGGTAAATCTACTTTATGTAAGTTACTACCTAGATTCTATGATATTGATAAAGGCGAAATTTTGATTGATAATCTAAATATTCAAAATCTTAGCTTAGATTCATTAAGAAAGAATATTGGGATTGTACAACAAGATGTGTTTCTCTTTAATGGCACAATCAAAGAAAATATTCTCTATGGAAGCTTAGATGCTACTCAAGAAGAGATTATAGAAGCAGCAAAAGAAGCTAACGCACATGAATTTATTATAAATCTAGAAAATGGATATGATACTAACATAGGTGCGCGTGGTGTCAAATTATCTGGTGGACAGAAACAGAGGATTTCTATTGCCCGCTCATTCTTGAAAAATCCACCTATCTTAATTTTAGATGAAGCTACTTCTTCTTTAGATAACGAAAGTGAAAGAATCATTCAAAAATCTTTAGCTAGATTATCAAAAGATAGAACTACTTTAGTAATAGCTCATCGTTTATCTACTGTTAGAAACGCAGATAAGATTATAGTTTTAACTGATAAAGGTATAGTTGAGATAGGAAAACATGAAGAATTATTAGATAAAACAGATGGGGTATATAGAAAGTTATATACCAAACAATTTAGTTTAGTATAA
- a CDS encoding pilus assembly FimT family protein produces MLTKINGFTLIEVMIVIAIISILVSISYPKINNYVNYFTLTTELNQLISDLQWARQQSIVSKIKHGIIFYPIESKYQIVKDKINCKVIKEVSLSEDKIRFGDITFPSYKGGKAIFFKTLGNLDNHNGSIELIKVGYGSKKIVYSSNAGVININ; encoded by the coding sequence ATGTTAACTAAAATAAATGGATTTACTTTAATAGAAGTAATGATTGTAATTGCTATTATATCTATCTTAGTTTCAATTTCTTATCCTAAAATTAATAATTATGTAAACTATTTTACTTTGACAACTGAGCTTAATCAATTGATAAGTGATTTACAATGGGCTAGACAACAGTCTATAGTAAGTAAAATTAAACATGGGATTATATTTTATCCAATAGAAAGTAAATATCAGATAGTTAAAGATAAAATTAATTGCAAAGTTATTAAAGAAGTAAGTTTAAGTGAGGATAAGATTAGATTTGGTGATATTACATTTCCAAGTTATAAAGGAGGAAAGGCGATATTCTTTAAAACTTTAGGAAATTTAGACAATCATAACGGAAGTATAGAATTAATTAAGGTAGGTTATGGCAGTAAAAAAATAGTTTACTCTTCCAATGCAGGAGTAATAAATATAAATTAG
- a CDS encoding type IV pilus modification PilV family protein: MLTSSNNQAGFTLIELLVTISILGIFLIPMIGYLSTTNQQIEELHKRTIAINLARLKLEEEINEDFDNVISSSLINFNGEFIAYKYQFNVIRINERIKKVQIKVYCHKREVVDLITFITASI, encoded by the coding sequence ATGCTAACTAGTTCTAATAATCAAGCAGGATTTACTTTAATTGAACTATTAGTCACAATATCAATTTTAGGTATTTTCTTAATACCGATGATAGGATATTTATCTACTACAAATCAACAGATAGAAGAATTACATAAAAGGACAATAGCAATCAATCTAGCTAGACTAAAGTTAGAAGAAGAGATAAATGAAGATTTTGATAATGTGATTAGTAGTAGTTTGATCAACTTTAATGGTGAATTTATAGCTTATAAATATCAGTTTAATGTTATTAGAATCAATGAGAGAATTAAAAAAGTTCAAATTAAGGTTTATTGTCATAAAAGAGAAGTAGTTGATTTGATAACTTTTATAACTGCTTCTATCTAG
- a CDS encoding type II secretion system protein encodes MINPNNENAYTMIEIIVVLAIFSIIISQLALINQLLLDSWNFNKRKSSLEDELRISMSTINNNIQSSLYIKEIDPSKVIYLNKEGEYKEIYYKKGLGLCMDSDQNIISNKVRNLDFKFLNNILYIQIGAGEKEEEFKLKTAIKVNYN; translated from the coding sequence ATGATTAATCCAAACAATGAAAATGCTTATACAATGATAGAAATAATTGTAGTTTTAGCTATCTTCTCTATTATAATATCTCAATTGGCTTTAATTAATCAGCTTTTATTGGATAGTTGGAATTTCAATAAGAGAAAGTCTAGTCTAGAAGATGAATTACGAATAAGTATGAGTACAATAAATAATAATATTCAATCTTCCTTGTATATAAAGGAGATAGATCCTTCTAAAGTTATTTATCTAAATAAAGAAGGAGAATATAAAGAAATCTATTATAAGAAAGGCTTAGGATTATGTATGGACTCTGATCAAAATATTATCAGTAATAAAGTTAGAAATTTAGATTTCAAATTTTTAAATAATATTTTATATATTCAGATTGGGGCTGGAGAAAAAGAGGAAGAGTTTAAACTTAAAACAGCAATTAAAGTTAATTATAATTAG
- a CDS encoding helix-hairpin-helix domain-containing protein produces MLKKEDGYALIFVMIILSMFSIIFPVLLNLSYNQFCISRNYEAAIKDHFLINGVVNILLQDIYETLKEKVNKQGYIRKKDLSLLSKKKTLRIDGVTIKYEIKDIVDESSKININKADKKILKSLQGVGDLLAQEIISNRNFKAIEEITKVKGIGEVNSPSYQKIKRYITIHSDKRININTAEKLVLESLTGISSSLAQRIINHRPFDRIEELTEINGIGEKTYSSLSDYIKASSKNFTVSFLIHIKEENIKYESSRILTID; encoded by the coding sequence ATGCTCAAGAAAGAAGATGGGTATGCATTAATTTTTGTAATGATAATCCTGTCTATGTTTAGTATTATTTTTCCTGTACTTTTAAATTTATCTTATAATCAGTTTTGTATAAGTAGAAATTACGAAGCTGCTATAAAAGATCATTTCTTAATAAATGGAGTAGTTAATATATTATTACAAGATATTTATGAAACTTTAAAAGAAAAGGTTAATAAACAAGGATATATTAGAAAAAAGGATTTATCTTTATTGTCTAAGAAGAAGACTTTGCGAATAGATGGTGTAACAATTAAATATGAAATTAAAGATATTGTCGATGAAAGTAGTAAGATTAATATAAATAAGGCTGATAAGAAGATCTTAAAATCATTACAAGGGGTAGGTGATTTATTAGCGCAAGAAATCATTAGTAATAGAAATTTCAAAGCAATAGAAGAAATTACAAAGGTCAAAGGTATAGGTGAAGTAAATAGCCCGAGTTATCAGAAAATAAAAAGATATATTACTATTCATTCTGATAAAAGGATAAATATTAATACTGCAGAGAAATTAGTCTTGGAATCTTTAACTGGAATTAGCTCTTCTTTGGCCCAAAGAATTATTAATCATCGTCCTTTTGATAGAATTGAAGAGTTAACTGAGATAAATGGAATTGGTGAGAAGACTTATAGTAGTCTTTCAGATTATATTAAAGCTTCATCTAAAAATTTTACGGTATCCTTCTTGATTCATATAAAAGAGGAAAATATTAAATATGAGTCAAGTAGAATATTGACTATTGATTAA
- a CDS encoding PilN domain-containing protein: MNLIPKEYRLRIKYKEYRKRSIIVSLFLSLLLIGVVIYYQYSILDYQRSVITLNTKLEALSQEMAKEEFLKDQKRDIDRKRSIISKLSNRVSYLQILEDLNLLVPKNTSLEQFVINRDQSLEIIAKTTNDHKAINILKRLEKYPYFKNLKMNFTDSQVNELIFGIKGSVGL; encoded by the coding sequence ATGAATTTAATACCAAAAGAATATCGATTGAGAATTAAATATAAGGAGTATAGAAAAAGAAGTATTATAGTATCATTATTTTTGTCTTTATTATTAATTGGAGTAGTAATTTACTATCAGTACTCTATTTTAGATTATCAAAGGAGTGTTATCACTCTTAATACTAAATTAGAAGCTCTAAGCCAAGAGATGGCTAAAGAAGAGTTTTTAAAAGATCAAAAAAGAGATATAGATAGAAAGAGAAGTATAATTTCCAAGCTATCTAATAGGGTTAGTTACCTACAGATTTTAGAGGATCTTAATCTTTTAGTACCAAAAAATACTTCTTTAGAGCAATTTGTTATTAATAGAGATCAAAGTTTAGAGATTATAGCTAAAACTACCAATGATCATAAAGCAATTAACATACTTAAGCGATTAGAGAAATATCCATATTTTAAAAACTTGAAGATGAATTTTACTGATAGTCAGGTAAATGAACTAATCTTTGGTATAAAGGGGAGTGTAGGGCTATGA